The Macrobrachium nipponense isolate FS-2020 chromosome 46, ASM1510439v2, whole genome shotgun sequence genome has a segment encoding these proteins:
- the LOC135214796 gene encoding uncharacterized protein LOC135214796, whose amino-acid sequence MQQKSFILISLALQIYVTQCLPITRKESVNSHGRASNRRLIFTHGANATLVPEGDSVFISYTKEEQICCRPDVAGLEDLADYQVSWHDKHGDMVESWNAERRVFSLGGEHLPHSYLVFTDFSESLSGPYTCVLWHRRAVRLLQATVYVEETFWEDVPQWLRIFF is encoded by the exons ATGCAGCAGAAGAGTTTCATACTGATATCTTTGGCGTTGCAAATATACGTGACTCAATGTCTCCCAATCACGAGGAAGGAAAGTGTAAATTCTCATGGGAGAGCTTCTAACAGGAGACTCATTTTCACTCACGGTGCTAATGCCACTTTGGTCCCCGAGGGAGACTCGGTCTTCATCAGCTACACGAAAGAAGAGCAGATATGCTGTCGCCCTGATGTGGCTGGGCTGGAAGATCTCGCCGATTACCAA gtCTCCTGGCATGACAAACACGGCGACATGGTAGAAAGCTGGAACGCAGAAAGACGCGTTTTCTCACTTGGAGGCGAACACCTTCCTCATTCCTACCTTGTCTTCACTGACTTTAGCGAAAGCCTCTCTGGGCCCTACACCTGTGTCCTGTGGCACAGAAGGGCCGTTAGACTCCTCCAGGCGACCGTCTATGTTGAAGAGACTTTCTGGGAAGATGTTCCTCAGTGGCtgagaattttcttttaa